One Antarctobacter heliothermus DNA segment encodes these proteins:
- the rplA gene encoding 50S ribosomal protein L1: protein MAKLGKRAKSAREAFAGKEGLTVEEAVSLIKSNSKTKFDETIEIAMNLGVDPRHADQMVRGVVGLPNGTGKTTRVAVFARGPKADEAQAAGADIVGAEDLMEAIQGGTIDFDRCIATPDMMPIVGRLGKILGPRNLMPNPKVGTVTMDVAQAVTDAKGGQVQFKAEKAGVVHAGVGKVSFDEAKLVENIRAFVGAVSAAKPAGAKGTYMKKIALSSTMGPGVTIDVVSATGN, encoded by the coding sequence ATGGCAAAGCTCGGAAAACGCGCCAAGTCGGCCCGCGAAGCCTTCGCTGGCAAAGAAGGCCTGACGGTCGAGGAGGCGGTCAGCCTCATCAAGTCGAACTCGAAGACCAAGTTCGATGAGACCATTGAAATCGCTATGAACCTGGGTGTTGACCCACGCCACGCGGACCAGATGGTCCGTGGCGTGGTCGGCCTGCCCAACGGCACCGGCAAGACCACCCGCGTGGCGGTTTTCGCCCGTGGCCCCAAGGCGGACGAAGCGCAGGCAGCCGGGGCCGACATCGTCGGCGCCGAGGATCTGATGGAAGCCATCCAAGGCGGCACCATTGATTTCGACCGTTGCATCGCGACGCCGGACATGATGCCGATCGTGGGCCGTCTGGGTAAGATCCTGGGTCCGCGCAACCTGATGCCGAACCCCAAGGTCGGGACGGTGACCATGGACGTGGCACAGGCCGTTACGGACGCCAAGGGTGGTCAGGTTCAGTTCAAGGCAGAGAAAGCTGGCGTGGTCCATGCCGGTGTCGGCAAGGTTTCGTTCGACGAAGCCAAGCTGGTCGAGAACATCCGCGCCTTTGTCGGTGCGGTGAGCGCGGCCAAGCCTGCAGGCGCCAAAGGCACCTACATGAAGAAGATCGCGCTCAGCTCGACCATGGGGCCGGGCGTGACGATCGATGTCGTGAGCGCCACTGGCAACTGA
- the rplK gene encoding 50S ribosomal protein L11 yields the protein MAKKLAGKMKLQIPAGKANPSPPVGPALGQRGINIMEFCKAFNAKTQDMEPGAPCPTEIVYYQDKSFTMNIKTPPASYYLKKAAGLKPVGKRNRPKGAVTPGRETVATVTVAQVREIAQAKMKDLSANDVEAAMQIILGSARSMGIEVKG from the coding sequence ATGGCAAAGAAGCTCGCCGGCAAGATGAAACTGCAGATCCCTGCAGGCAAAGCCAACCCCTCGCCGCCCGTGGGCCCCGCCCTGGGTCAGCGCGGCATTAACATCATGGAATTCTGCAAGGCGTTCAACGCCAAGACGCAGGACATGGAGCCGGGCGCACCTTGCCCGACAGAGATTGTCTATTACCAAGACAAATCCTTTACCATGAACATCAAGACGCCGCCCGCGTCTTATTACCTGAAAAAGGCCGCTGGTCTGAAGCCCGTCGGCAAGCGGAACCGCCCCAAGGGCGCCGTGACCCCCGGCCGTGAAACCGTGGCAACGGTGACCGTGGCGCAAGTGCGCGAGATCGCTCAGGCCAAGATGAAAGACCTCTCGGCCAATGATGTCGAAGCGGCGATGCAGATCATCCTGGGCTCTGCCCGGTCGATGGGTATCGAGGTGAAAGGGTAA
- the nusG gene encoding transcription termination/antitermination protein NusG, with product MAKRWYSVSVLSNFEKKIAEQIRTAVEEQSLEDQIDEVLVPTEEVIEVRRGKKVTTERRFMPGYVLVHMEMSDRGYHLVNSINRVTGFLGPQGRPMPMRDAEVEAILGRVQENEDAPRTLIHFEIGEKVKVTDGPFEGFDGMVEGVDEDNSRLRVSVSIFGRETPVELEFTQVTKEI from the coding sequence ATGGCAAAGCGGTGGTATTCGGTAAGCGTTCTCTCGAACTTTGAGAAGAAGATTGCCGAACAGATCCGGACAGCGGTCGAGGAGCAAAGCCTCGAGGACCAGATCGACGAAGTTCTGGTGCCGACCGAAGAAGTGATCGAGGTGCGCCGCGGCAAGAAGGTGACGACAGAGCGTCGTTTCATGCCGGGTTACGTTCTGGTTCACATGGAAATGTCGGACCGGGGTTATCACCTCGTGAACTCGATCAACCGAGTCACCGGCTTTCTGGGTCCGCAGGGGCGTCCGATGCCGATGCGCGACGCCGAGGTCGAGGCAATCCTTGGCCGGGTTCAGGAAAACGAGGATGCACCGCGCACGCTGATCCACTTTGAGATCGGCGAAAAGGTCAAGGTCACCGACGGTCCGTTCGAAGGCTTTGACGGCATGGTCGAAGGGGTCGATGAGGACAACTCGCGCCTGCGCGTGTCGGTATCGATCTTTGGCCGCGAAACCCCGGTTGAGTTGGAGTTCACGCAGGTCACAAAAGAGATCTGA
- the secE gene encoding preprotein translocase subunit SecE → MATTNPLQFIQQVRAEVAKIVWPTRREVFLTTIMVFIMATLTAIFFALVDLGIRSGLQALLAAIGNG, encoded by the coding sequence ATGGCAACCACCAATCCGCTTCAGTTCATCCAGCAGGTCCGGGCCGAAGTGGCCAAGATCGTCTGGCCGACACGGCGAGAGGTTTTTCTGACCACCATCATGGTGTTCATCATGGCCACGCTGACGGCGATCTTCTTTGCCCTTGTCGATTTGGGTATCCGCTCTGGCCTGCAGGCCTTGCTGGCGGCCATCGGCAACGGCTGA
- the tuf gene encoding elongation factor Tu: protein MGKEKFERGKPHCNIGTIGHVDHGKTTLTAAITKYFGDFRAYDQIDGAPEEKARGITISTAHVEYETDNRHYAHVDCPGHADYVKNMITGAAQMDGAILVVNAADGPMPQTREHILLGRQVGIPAMVVFLNKVDQVDDEELLELVEMEVRELLSEYDYPGDDIPIIAGSALAAMEGRDPEIGENKIRELMAAVDEYIPQPERAIDMPFLMPIEDVFSISGRGTVVTGRIERGVINVGDTIEIVGIRDTSSTTCTGVEMFRKLLDRGEAGDNVGVLLRGIDREGVERGQVLCKPKSVNPHTKFECEVYILTKEEGGRHTPFFKNYRPQFYFRTTDVTGTVELPDGTEMVMPGDNLKFNVELIAPIAMEDGLRFAIREGGRTVGSGVVSKIID, encoded by the coding sequence ATGGGTAAGGAAAAGTTTGAACGCGGCAAGCCGCACTGCAACATCGGCACGATTGGCCACGTTGACCACGGCAAGACGACGCTGACAGCGGCGATCACCAAGTATTTCGGTGACTTCCGCGCCTACGACCAGATCGACGGCGCACCGGAAGAAAAAGCCCGCGGCATCACCATCTCGACCGCACACGTCGAGTATGAAACCGACAACCGCCACTACGCGCACGTCGACTGCCCCGGCCACGCCGACTACGTCAAGAACATGATCACCGGTGCTGCGCAGATGGACGGCGCGATCCTGGTCGTGAACGCCGCCGACGGCCCGATGCCGCAAACGCGTGAGCACATCCTGCTGGGCCGCCAGGTGGGTATCCCCGCCATGGTCGTGTTCCTGAACAAAGTCGACCAGGTCGACGATGAGGAACTGCTCGAGCTGGTGGAAATGGAAGTCCGCGAGCTGCTGTCCGAATACGACTATCCGGGCGACGACATTCCGATCATCGCGGGCTCCGCGCTGGCGGCGATGGAAGGCCGCGATCCGGAAATCGGCGAGAACAAGATCCGCGAACTGATGGCGGCCGTGGATGAGTACATCCCGCAGCCCGAGCGCGCGATCGACATGCCGTTCCTGATGCCGATCGAAGACGTGTTCTCGATCTCGGGTCGTGGTACGGTTGTGACCGGCCGGATCGAGCGTGGCGTGATCAACGTGGGCGATACCATTGAAATCGTTGGTATCCGTGACACGTCCTCGACCACCTGTACCGGTGTCGAAATGTTCCGCAAGCTGCTGGATCGCGGTGAAGCTGGCGACAACGTCGGCGTCCTGCTGCGCGGCATCGACCGCGAAGGCGTTGAGCGCGGCCAGGTTCTGTGCAAGCCGAAGTCGGTGAACCCGCACACCAAGTTCGAGTGTGAGGTCTACATCCTGACCAAGGAAGAAGGCGGTCGTCACACACCGTTCTTCAAGAACTACCGCCCGCAGTTCTACTTCCGGACCACCGACGTGACCGGTACGGTTGAACTGCCCGACGGCACCGAAATGGTGATGCCGGGCGACAACCTGAAGTTCAACGTCGAGCTGATCGCCCCGATCGCGATGGAAGACGGCCTGCGCTTCGCCATCCGCGAAGGCGGCCGCACCGTTGGCTCCGGCGTCGTGTCGAAAATCATCGACTGA
- a CDS encoding cob(I)yrinic acid a,c-diamide adenosyltransferase, with product MVVLNKIYTRTGDGGETALGNGSRVAKFSTRVTSYGTVDELNSVVGLARLQAEGEMDAQLSRIQNDLFDLGADLCTPDMEKDAERDYPPLRMAAAQVSRLESEIDVMNGALEPLRSFILPGGSALAAHLHHCRTVARRAERFTVELATIETVNGDAVKYLNRLSDWFFVAARIANDDGRADVLWVPGANRA from the coding sequence ATGGTCGTTCTGAACAAGATCTACACCAGAACCGGGGATGGCGGTGAAACGGCGCTGGGCAATGGGTCGCGGGTGGCAAAATTCTCTACGCGGGTGACGTCTTATGGCACTGTGGATGAGTTGAACTCGGTCGTCGGTCTGGCGCGGCTACAGGCCGAGGGTGAGATGGATGCGCAACTGAGTCGGATTCAGAACGATCTGTTCGATCTGGGGGCTGATTTGTGTACGCCCGACATGGAAAAGGACGCCGAGCGCGACTATCCACCGCTGCGCATGGCGGCGGCACAGGTGTCCCGTCTGGAATCGGAAATCGACGTTATGAACGGCGCGCTGGAGCCGCTGCGCAGCTTTATCCTGCCTGGCGGGTCAGCGCTGGCGGCCCATTTGCACCATTGCCGGACAGTCGCACGCCGTGCTGAACGGTTCACGGTCGAATTGGCAACGATTGAGACGGTGAACGGTGATGCGGTGAAGTATCTCAACCGCTTGTCGGATTGGTTCTTTGTGGCGGCGCGAATTGCCAACGACGACGGCCGCGCTGATGTGCTGTGGGTTCCAGGAGCGAACCGCGCGTAG
- a CDS encoding twin transmembrane helix small protein, whose protein sequence is MANDPLFIVVAVAMLAVLAVLLFGIGSFAKGGAFNKKYANKAMRWRIAAQFIAVVLILLFVWIRGS, encoded by the coding sequence ATGGCCAATGATCCGCTCTTTATCGTTGTCGCCGTTGCCATGCTGGCGGTTCTGGCGGTGCTGCTCTTTGGCATCGGCAGTTTTGCCAAGGGCGGTGCGTTCAACAAGAAATATGCCAACAAGGCGATGCGCTGGCGGATTGCGGCGCAATTCATCGCTGTCGTGCTGATCCTGCTGTTTGTCTGGATAAGAGGGAGCTGA
- a CDS encoding SDR family NAD(P)-dependent oxidoreductase, translated as MTQKSILITGCSSGIGYDAAHGLKARGWRVFASCRQEADCARLRAEGFDSPRLDYSDAASIDAALAEVLAATGGTLDALFNNGAYAMPGAAEDLPAEALREIFEVNVFGWHDLTRRVIPVMRAQGHGRIINNGSVLGIVVAPWRSAYNAAKFATEGLTSTLRIEMRDTPIHVVLFNTGPITSKIRQNSIPHFERWIDWKASPRAAQYKDSLLQRLYEDRGKPDTFEMPPSAVTAKLIHALESPRPRPRYFVTRATWLMEAARRLLPTRVLDWMVAKG; from the coding sequence ATGACACAAAAATCCATCCTTATCACGGGCTGCTCTTCGGGAATTGGCTATGACGCGGCGCATGGGCTGAAGGCGCGGGGATGGCGGGTGTTCGCCTCCTGCCGCCAAGAGGCGGACTGCGCGCGGTTGCGGGCCGAAGGCTTTGACAGTCCGCGACTGGACTACAGCGATGCAGCCAGCATTGACGCGGCGCTGGCAGAGGTGCTGGCGGCGACCGGCGGCACGCTGGATGCGCTGTTCAACAATGGGGCCTATGCGATGCCCGGCGCGGCAGAGGATCTGCCCGCCGAGGCCCTGCGCGAGATATTCGAGGTGAACGTCTTTGGCTGGCATGATCTGACCCGCCGTGTGATCCCGGTGATGCGGGCGCAGGGTCACGGGCGGATTATCAACAACGGCTCCGTTCTGGGCATCGTCGTGGCCCCTTGGCGGTCCGCCTACAATGCCGCCAAGTTTGCGACCGAGGGTCTGACCAGTACCCTGCGGATCGAAATGCGCGACACGCCGATCCATGTCGTCCTTTTTAATACCGGGCCGATCACGTCAAAGATCCGCCAGAACTCGATCCCGCATTTCGAGCGCTGGATTGACTGGAAGGCCAGCCCCCGCGCTGCGCAATACAAAGACAGTCTGTTGCAGCGTCTGTATGAGGATCGCGGCAAACCCGATACCTTCGAAATGCCGCCTTCTGCCGTGACGGCCAAGCTGATCCACGCACTGGAAAGCCCGCGCCCGCGCCCGCGCTATTTTGTCACCCGTGCCACATGGCTGATGGAGGCGGCGCGGCGTCTGTTGCCGACGCGGGTTCTGGACTGGATGGTGGCGAAGGGGTGA
- a CDS encoding SH3 domain-containing protein produces the protein MVRIMVVTFAVLGWAWYALSGGRDFVPGDNGVSILADVDTTAPSAVPDRPSLAGLQPIPATKNTPGPAPRITSLSVREPLPSKSVKATVPPVGPAAGAAPTLMTEVTPAALFADSVVQPAAQPVDEIALALAGAIPIDEDPFDPDAPMQRIAGLGTSLPLGTKMGGALAPEFVPEERDLRVVSASRVNLRDGPATSYGIVAKLDEGIEVEVLDDTGDGWVKLRLVDAETEGWMSDDFLNIPN, from the coding sequence ATGGTCCGGATCATGGTGGTGACGTTCGCAGTACTGGGCTGGGCATGGTACGCGCTGTCGGGTGGCCGCGATTTCGTTCCGGGCGACAACGGTGTATCGATCCTCGCCGACGTCGATACCACCGCCCCGTCTGCCGTGCCCGACCGGCCGTCGCTTGCGGGGTTGCAGCCGATCCCGGCCACGAAAAACACCCCCGGTCCCGCGCCGCGCATCACGTCGTTGAGTGTCCGTGAGCCGCTGCCGTCCAAGTCGGTGAAGGCGACAGTGCCGCCTGTGGGCCCTGCGGCGGGTGCCGCGCCAACCCTGATGACAGAGGTCACCCCGGCGGCCCTCTTTGCCGACTCCGTAGTTCAGCCCGCCGCCCAGCCTGTAGACGAAATTGCGCTGGCCTTGGCCGGGGCGATCCCGATAGACGAAGATCCGTTTGATCCGGATGCACCGATGCAGCGGATTGCCGGACTGGGCACCTCGCTTCCGCTGGGAACAAAGATGGGTGGCGCGCTTGCCCCTGAGTTCGTGCCAGAAGAGCGAGACCTGCGGGTTGTCTCAGCCAGCCGCGTGAACCTGCGCGACGGACCGGCGACGTCCTACGGCATCGTTGCCAAACTTGATGAAGGCATCGAGGTCGAGGTGCTGGATGACACCGGAGACGGCTGGGTCAAGCTGCGGCTTGTCGATGCCGAAACCGAAGGCTGGATGTCGGACGATTTCCTGAACATTCCCAACTGA
- a CDS encoding DNA topoisomerase IV subunit A: protein MDDDADTPNMPERNLAEPLRRAIGERYLTYALSTIMHRALPDARDGLKPVHRRILYAMRRLRLSSTGGFLKSAKISGDTMGDFHPHGDTAIYDAMARLAQDFTIRYPLVDGQGNFGNIDGDNPAASRYTEARMTIMSEALIEGLDENSVDFRPNYDGRLMEPSVLPASYPNLLANGSSGIAVGMATNIPPHNISELIDACLHLIRSPNAVDDTLMQYVPGPDFPTGGVIVEPAENIAEAYRTGRGSIRLRAKWNVEDLGRGTWQVVVTEIPYQVQKSKLVERIAELIQTKKVPILADVRDESAEDVRMVLEPRSKNVDPDVLMNMLFKNSDLEIRFSLNMNVLIDGVTPKVCSLKEVLRAFLDFRRDVLIRRSRHRMAKIDNRLEVLEGLIVAFLNLDRVIDIIRYDDDPKVALMYEDWSRPHQATLTRATDESDYVSPLIGVDVAALELREDPEAIARGVLADDGTDAKVPARFVGRSEGLSDVQAEAILNMRLRSLRRLEELELVKERDALMEERAGLEDLLDSEDLQWKRVTDELKEVKKKFGKGLDRGARLTALAEAGEAEEVPLEAMIDREPITVVCSQMGWIRAMTGHIALDRELKFKDGDGPRFIFHAETTDRLLVFASTGRFYTVSAAALPGGRGMGEPLRLMVDLPNEAEIIDIFIHKPGRKLLVASSAGDGFIAPEDEIIAQTRTGKQVLNVRAPARALVCKPVTADHVAVVGENRKLLVFPLEELPEMGRGKGVRLQKYKDGGLSDARTFLLEAGLSWQDPAGRTRTVDAAELAEWIGKRAGTGRMAPRGFPRDNKFN from the coding sequence ATGGATGATGACGCCGACACCCCCAACATGCCCGAACGCAATCTGGCAGAGCCGCTACGCCGCGCGATTGGCGAGCGTTATCTGACCTATGCACTCAGCACCATCATGCATCGGGCATTGCCGGACGCACGCGACGGGCTGAAGCCGGTTCATCGACGTATCCTATATGCAATGCGCAGGCTGCGACTTAGTTCCACAGGCGGCTTTCTGAAATCCGCCAAGATCAGCGGCGACACCATGGGGGATTTCCACCCGCATGGCGACACGGCGATCTATGACGCCATGGCGCGCCTCGCGCAGGACTTCACCATCCGCTACCCGCTGGTCGATGGCCAAGGCAATTTTGGCAACATCGACGGCGATAACCCGGCGGCCAGTCGTTATACCGAAGCACGCATGACGATCATGTCAGAGGCGCTGATCGAGGGGCTCGACGAGAACTCCGTCGATTTCCGTCCCAACTATGACGGCCGCCTGATGGAACCGTCGGTGCTGCCAGCCTCGTACCCGAACCTGCTGGCCAACGGGTCCAGCGGGATCGCGGTGGGCATGGCCACCAATATCCCGCCGCATAACATCAGTGAACTGATCGACGCTTGCCTGCATCTGATCCGCTCACCGAACGCAGTGGACGACACGCTGATGCAATACGTCCCGGGGCCGGATTTCCCGACCGGCGGCGTGATTGTCGAACCGGCGGAGAACATCGCAGAGGCCTATCGCACCGGGCGCGGCAGCATCCGCCTGCGCGCGAAATGGAACGTCGAGGATCTGGGACGCGGCACATGGCAGGTTGTCGTGACCGAGATCCCTTATCAGGTGCAAAAGTCCAAGCTGGTCGAACGCATTGCTGAGTTGATCCAGACCAAAAAGGTGCCGATCCTCGCCGATGTGCGGGACGAAAGCGCCGAAGACGTGCGCATGGTGCTGGAGCCACGGTCAAAAAACGTCGATCCCGACGTGTTGATGAACATGCTGTTCAAGAACTCGGACCTCGAAATCCGCTTTTCGCTGAACATGAACGTGCTGATCGACGGCGTCACGCCCAAGGTCTGCTCGCTCAAAGAGGTGCTGCGCGCCTTCCTCGATTTCCGGCGCGACGTGCTGATCCGCCGGTCGCGTCACCGGATGGCCAAGATCGATAACCGGCTTGAGGTGCTCGAAGGCCTGATTGTCGCCTTTCTGAACCTTGACCGCGTGATCGACATCATCCGCTATGACGACGACCCCAAAGTCGCCTTGATGTACGAGGATTGGTCGCGCCCACATCAGGCCACGCTGACCCGCGCCACGGACGAAAGCGATTATGTCTCACCGCTGATCGGTGTGGACGTCGCCGCGCTGGAACTGCGCGAGGATCCAGAGGCCATCGCGCGGGGCGTGCTGGCCGATGACGGCACCGACGCCAAGGTGCCCGCGCGCTTTGTCGGCCGGTCCGAGGGTCTGTCCGATGTACAGGCCGAGGCGATCCTCAATATGCGCCTGCGGTCGTTGCGCCGCCTTGAGGAACTGGAACTGGTCAAGGAACGCGACGCCCTGATGGAAGAGCGCGCTGGCCTTGAGGATCTGCTGGACAGCGAAGACCTGCAATGGAAGCGCGTCACGGACGAGCTGAAAGAGGTCAAAAAGAAGTTCGGCAAAGGTCTGGATCGCGGCGCCCGCCTGACCGCCCTTGCCGAGGCCGGAGAGGCCGAGGAAGTTCCGCTGGAGGCGATGATTGATCGCGAGCCGATCACGGTCGTCTGTTCGCAGATGGGCTGGATTCGCGCCATGACCGGGCATATCGCGCTGGACCGCGAGTTGAAGTTCAAGGACGGCGACGGCCCGCGCTTTATCTTTCACGCCGAAACCACCGACCGCCTGCTGGTCTTTGCGTCCACGGGCCGGTTCTACACCGTGTCGGCGGCGGCTCTGCCGGGCGGGCGTGGCATGGGTGAACCGCTTCGCCTGATGGTGGATCTGCCGAACGAGGCAGAGATCATCGACATCTTTATCCATAAACCGGGTCGCAAGCTGTTGGTGGCCTCCTCAGCGGGCGACGGATTTATTGCGCCCGAGGATGAAATCATCGCCCAGACGCGGACTGGCAAGCAGGTGCTGAACGTGCGCGCCCCGGCGCGGGCTTTGGTATGCAAACCGGTGACCGCGGATCACGTCGCCGTTGTAGGCGAGAACCGCAAACTTTTGGTTTTCCCGCTCGAGGAGCTGCCCGAAATGGGACGCGGCAAGGGTGTCCGCCTGCAAAAGTACAAGGACGGCGGATTGTCGGACGCGCGCACCTTCCTTTTGGAGGCCGGCCTGTCGTGGCAGGATCCGGCTGGGCGCACGCGCACCGTCGATGCCGCCGAGCTTGCGGAATGGATCGGAAAACGCGCCGGAACGGGCCGCATGGCACCGCGCGGTTTCCCGAGAGACAACAAGTTCAACTGA
- a CDS encoding DUF898 family protein, which yields MEGQDISPGTLAQAGGVAHDMHDTPMPTLFAGRRWPIFKLTLGTGVLTVLTLGFYRFWQKTRIRRWYWSAIRPGDHPLEYVGDPFEKLLGFLIAVVILAFYIGIVNLGLMFASFAVFQGNTAAYVLSFIGVIPIWFYARYRARRYVLARTRWMGLRFGLAPGAWGYALRALWHWLLTLITLGLLWPRMTFKLEKYRTDRTWFGDHKMEQGGSWFMLFWCIKWHLMALGLLLVSTVVLGAGLVALAILGYVMAGVLLVFGAVYYRVETRKRMAAAKRLGPLRLHLTLNPLRVFWILISGYALALLVSSIPTAFLVVLFLRLQSADTLTEVGMEDLSLLFAGADRWLLVGLTAMSYFAIFLIWSALTQAWITLPITRLYARGLRIDGAEMLPAIQQRPRDEHVEAEGFAEALDVGASL from the coding sequence TTGGAAGGGCAGGACATATCTCCGGGCACACTGGCGCAGGCCGGTGGCGTCGCGCATGACATGCACGACACGCCGATGCCCACGCTATTCGCGGGCCGTCGCTGGCCGATCTTCAAGCTGACGCTGGGCACCGGCGTCCTGACGGTTTTGACCCTTGGCTTTTATCGGTTCTGGCAAAAGACCCGCATCCGGCGCTGGTACTGGTCCGCCATCCGCCCGGGTGATCATCCCTTGGAATATGTCGGCGATCCGTTCGAGAAACTGCTGGGGTTTCTTATCGCGGTGGTCATTCTGGCCTTCTACATCGGCATCGTGAACCTTGGCCTGATGTTTGCCAGCTTCGCGGTTTTTCAGGGCAATACTGCCGCCTATGTGCTCAGCTTTATTGGCGTGATCCCGATTTGGTTTTATGCCCGGTACCGCGCCCGGCGGTATGTGCTGGCACGCACCCGGTGGATGGGGCTGCGCTTTGGCCTTGCCCCTGGCGCGTGGGGTTATGCCCTGCGGGCGCTCTGGCACTGGCTGCTGACCCTGATCACGCTGGGACTGCTATGGCCGCGCATGACCTTCAAACTGGAAAAATACCGGACGGATCGCACATGGTTCGGCGATCACAAGATGGAACAGGGCGGGTCGTGGTTCATGCTGTTCTGGTGCATCAAATGGCATCTCATGGCGCTTGGCCTGTTGCTGGTGTCGACCGTGGTGCTGGGCGCGGGTCTCGTGGCGCTGGCCATCCTCGGATATGTCATGGCGGGCGTTTTGTTGGTCTTTGGCGCGGTGTACTACCGTGTAGAGACGCGCAAGCGCATGGCAGCGGCCAAGCGTCTTGGACCGCTGCGCCTGCACCTGACGCTGAACCCGCTACGGGTGTTTTGGATCTTGATCTCGGGCTATGCTCTTGCGCTGTTGGTCTCTTCCATTCCGACCGCCTTTCTGGTTGTGCTGTTCCTACGCCTGCAATCGGCGGACACCCTGACAGAGGTCGGGATGGAGGATTTGTCGCTGCTCTTTGCCGGTGCCGACCGCTGGCTGTTGGTCGGCCTGACCGCGATGAGCTATTTCGCCATTTTCCTGATCTGGTCGGCACTGACACAGGCCTGGATCACGTTGCCGATCACCCGTCTTTACGCGCGCGGTTTGCGTATCGACGGCGCAGAGATGCTACCGGCGATCCAACAACGCCCGCGCGATGAGCACGTCGAGGCCGAAGGCTTTGCCGAGGCGTTAGATGTGGGGGCCTCGCTATGA
- a CDS encoding M48 family metallopeptidase has translation MPPPLETSGDFYDGETAAARPVTLRIDTDRRVLTGDGIDWPVDDIREVMDQAGGDLIVLRLKGDPVARLILRHGDIRPRLPNRTRSAPLVRRGRLVGWALAAVASVALILFVLIPLMADQLAEYIPPSGEKALGEVTLTQIREALDDTDLNPVTFCTAPNGEQALRKIQARLIAHVPTPVDLSVHVLDHEMVNAFALPGGQIVFFRGLIDEAETPEELAAVFAHEIGHVVSRDPTRHALRSAGSIGVLGLIFGDFAGGAVVLLLAEQLIEAQYSQGAEAAADVFAHDLMIRAGLSPAALAVMFERFRALGGDADGFIGHFLSHPGLGNRIDAARNAVPAGFQPRPLLTADEWRALQDICSGETPY, from the coding sequence ATGCCACCGCCGCTTGAAACCAGCGGTGACTTCTATGACGGCGAAACCGCCGCCGCGCGCCCAGTCACCTTGCGCATCGACACCGACCGCCGCGTATTGACCGGGGACGGCATCGACTGGCCGGTGGACGACATCCGCGAGGTCATGGATCAGGCCGGCGGCGATCTGATCGTCTTGCGGCTGAAGGGCGATCCCGTCGCCCGTCTGATCCTGCGCCACGGCGACATTCGCCCACGCCTGCCCAATCGCACCCGGTCCGCACCGCTTGTCCGCCGTGGACGGTTGGTCGGTTGGGCGCTGGCAGCGGTTGCCTCCGTGGCGCTGATCCTGTTTGTTCTGATCCCCTTGATGGCTGACCAGCTGGCTGAATACATTCCACCCAGCGGCGAAAAGGCATTGGGAGAGGTCACACTGACCCAGATCCGTGAGGCGCTGGACGACACCGACCTGAACCCTGTCACCTTTTGCACCGCGCCCAATGGCGAACAAGCCCTGCGCAAGATCCAGGCCCGTCTGATCGCGCATGTGCCAACGCCGGTCGATCTGTCGGTACACGTCCTCGACCATGAGATGGTCAACGCCTTTGCCTTGCCCGGAGGCCAGATTGTCTTTTTCCGCGGCCTGATCGACGAGGCCGAAACCCCCGAGGAATTGGCGGCGGTCTTTGCCCATGAAATCGGCCATGTGGTCAGCCGCGACCCCACCCGGCATGCCCTGCGCTCTGCCGGGTCGATTGGGGTGCTGGGCCTGATCTTTGGTGATTTCGCAGGCGGCGCGGTTGTCCTGCTACTGGCCGAACAGTTGATCGAGGCGCAGTATAGTCAAGGCGCAGAGGCTGCGGCGGATGTCTTTGCCCATGATCTGATGATCCGCGCGGGCCTGTCGCCCGCCGCGCTGGCCGTCATGTTCGAACGGTTTCGCGCGCTGGGGGGAGACGCCGATGGGTTTATCGGCCATTTCCTGTCGCATCCCGGACTGGGCAACCGCATCGACGCCGCCCGCAACGCCGTGCCCGCCGGTTTCCAGCCCCGCCCGCTGCTCACCGCTGACGAGTGGCGCGCCTTGCAAGACATATGTTCCGGCGAAACACCCTATTGA